A single region of the Streptomyces sp. NBC_00236 genome encodes:
- a CDS encoding MarR family winged helix-turn-helix transcriptional regulator, translating to MTSPDPTALPDPWHSLHELLAAMDAEIEQVYVERGIEGVRPRFAYPLIRLAHTGPLTIRELAKSLNRSHSAISQTVAAMRKEDLVTSEPGPDARTRYIGLTERGRSLVPFLEAEWRATHATVAELDHEVPHAMTGVVEEVRRALERRSMRERLLHHLVEPPR from the coding sequence GTGACATCACCTGATCCCACAGCGTTGCCCGATCCCTGGCACTCCCTGCACGAGCTGCTGGCGGCCATGGACGCCGAGATCGAGCAGGTCTACGTCGAGCGCGGCATCGAGGGCGTACGGCCCCGCTTCGCCTATCCGCTCATCCGGCTCGCCCACACCGGACCCTTGACCATCCGTGAGCTCGCGAAGTCCCTGAACCGCTCGCACTCCGCGATCAGCCAGACCGTCGCCGCCATGCGCAAGGAGGATCTGGTCACCTCCGAACCCGGGCCCGACGCCCGCACCCGGTACATCGGCCTGACCGAGCGCGGCCGGTCGCTGGTGCCGTTCCTGGAGGCGGAGTGGCGCGCCACCCACGCCACGGTCGCCGAGCTGGACCACGAGGTCCCGCACGCCATGACCGGAGTGGTCGAGGAGGTACGGCGAGCGCTGGAACGCCGGTCCATGCGGGAGCGGCTCCTCCACCACCTCGTCGAGCCACCGCGATGA
- a CDS encoding NUDIX domain-containing protein: METLRPAARVICLDAADRLLLLRWRDPVDGSWLWEPPGGGIEPGETPLVAARRELAEETGLDPAAVVDRWVPVDRDLWWRGKRYTGTERFYLARFTDERPSLLRTGLLPDEQASLDTHAWLARPDLAALPDPVEPPQLLTVLDALVPDGPWSGRGRPV, encoded by the coding sequence GTGGAAACGCTCCGGCCCGCCGCCCGGGTCATCTGCCTCGACGCCGCCGACCGCCTGCTCCTGCTGCGCTGGCGGGATCCGGTCGACGGATCATGGCTCTGGGAACCGCCCGGCGGCGGCATCGAGCCGGGTGAGACGCCACTGGTGGCGGCGCGGCGCGAACTGGCCGAGGAGACCGGACTCGACCCGGCTGCCGTCGTTGACCGGTGGGTGCCCGTCGACCGTGACCTGTGGTGGCGGGGCAAGCGGTACACCGGGACGGAACGCTTCTACCTCGCCCGGTTCACCGACGAGCGGCCGTCCCTGCTGCGGACCGGTCTGCTCCCCGACGAGCAGGCGAGCCTGGACACGCACGCCTGGCTCGCCCGGCCGGATCTGGCCGCGCTGCCGGACCCGGTCGAGCCGCCGCAGTTGCTGACCGTGCTCGACGCACTGGTCCCGGACGGGCCGTGGAGCGGGCGGGGCCGGCCGGTGTGA
- a CDS encoding NUDIX hydrolase — translation MDAEVRTRVSAYAIAREDDRLLLARLSDASPVFAPGLWHLPGGGIDPGEQPVEALARELLEETGRELAGARLADARTYAARRNGVSWSLTALFYVVTLKGGAPTVAETDGSTDAAAWVPLAELRDDAVLSPAAADALRILERTGAAATLSL, via the coding sequence ATGGACGCCGAGGTACGGACCCGCGTTTCGGCATACGCCATCGCACGAGAGGACGATCGCCTCCTGCTGGCCCGGCTGTCGGACGCCTCACCCGTCTTCGCGCCGGGGCTGTGGCACCTGCCGGGCGGCGGGATCGACCCGGGCGAGCAGCCCGTCGAGGCGCTGGCCCGTGAACTCCTGGAGGAGACCGGACGGGAACTCGCGGGCGCCCGGCTGGCCGACGCGCGGACCTACGCGGCCCGGCGGAACGGGGTGAGCTGGAGCCTCACGGCGTTGTTCTACGTCGTCACACTCAAGGGCGGGGCGCCGACGGTGGCCGAGACGGACGGCTCCACGGACGCGGCGGCATGGGTCCCGCTCGCCGAACTGCGGGACGACGCCGTACTGTCACCGGCCGCGGCCGACGCCCTTCGCATCCTCGAACGGACGGGGGCGGCGGCCACCCTCTCCCTTTGA